A DNA window from Mycobacterium sp. IDR2000157661 contains the following coding sequences:
- a CDS encoding NAD(P)-dependent oxidoreductase, whose amino-acid sequence MRVGFIGLGSQGGPMARRIAEGGFETTLWARREASLEPYADTAAKTAGTPAELAAASDLVCLCVVGDDDVREVLGGESGVLAGLAAGGIVAIHSTVHPDTCREIAEAAAGQGVSVIDAPVSGGGPAVEEGKLLVMVGGEEDVVERCRPVFATYADPIVHLGPLGSGQVTKILNNLLFTANLGAALSTLDLGESLGIPRVRLAEVLNGGSATSKALGSIAMFGGTVEALAPIAGALLQKDVRHAASIASSASAPEGTVFTVADTALEAMDHPR is encoded by the coding sequence ATGCGCGTCGGATTCATCGGACTGGGCAGCCAGGGCGGCCCGATGGCACGCCGGATCGCCGAGGGCGGTTTCGAAACCACGCTGTGGGCGCGCCGCGAGGCCAGCCTCGAACCGTATGCCGACACCGCGGCCAAGACGGCCGGCACGCCGGCGGAACTGGCCGCCGCCAGCGACCTGGTCTGTCTCTGCGTGGTGGGTGACGACGATGTGCGCGAGGTGCTCGGCGGCGAGTCAGGTGTGCTCGCAGGCCTGGCCGCCGGCGGTATCGTCGCGATCCACAGCACCGTTCACCCCGACACGTGCCGCGAGATCGCCGAGGCTGCTGCCGGACAAGGTGTCTCGGTCATCGACGCGCCGGTGAGCGGCGGCGGACCCGCTGTCGAGGAGGGCAAGTTGTTGGTCATGGTCGGCGGCGAGGAGGATGTCGTCGAGCGCTGCCGGCCCGTGTTCGCCACCTATGCCGACCCGATCGTGCACCTCGGCCCGTTGGGCAGCGGCCAGGTCACCAAGATCCTCAACAACCTGCTGTTCACGGCGAATCTCGGGGCAGCGCTGAGCACCCTGGACCTTGGCGAGTCGCTGGGCATCCCGCGGGTCCGCCTCGCCGAGGTCCTCAACGGCGGGTCCGCCACGAGCAAGGCGCTGGGCAGCATCGCGATGTTCGGCGGCACCGTCGAGGCTCTCGCGCCGATCGCAGGAGCGTTGCTGCAGAAAGACGTTCGGCATGCCGCGAGCATCGCTTCATCCGCCTCAGCGCCGGAGGGCACGGTGTTCACCGTCGCCGACACCGCCCTGGAAGCGATGGACCATCCGCGATGA
- a CDS encoding DUF1330 domain-containing protein, producing MPKAYILITEDVKDPAGMAEYGKAASKAMAGATLLSFDQKPERLEGEWHGTQTVLLEFESEEAAKEWYHSDAYQEAVKLRQAAADCNGVILHGLG from the coding sequence GTGCCCAAGGCGTATATCCTCATCACCGAGGACGTGAAAGATCCGGCCGGGATGGCCGAATACGGCAAGGCGGCGAGCAAGGCGATGGCCGGTGCGACATTGCTGTCGTTCGACCAAAAGCCCGAGCGGCTTGAGGGGGAGTGGCACGGCACTCAGACGGTGCTGCTGGAGTTCGAGTCCGAGGAGGCGGCCAAGGAGTGGTATCACTCGGACGCCTACCAGGAGGCGGTCAAGCTGCGTCAGGCCGCCGCGGACTGCAACGGCGTCATCCTGCACGGCCTGGGCTAG
- a CDS encoding NAD(P)-dependent oxidoreductase — protein MTRVGFVGAGRMGAPMVRRLAESGHEVSALGRTDDKRAAVSRLGAHPVATVSDAADADVVIVCVFTDEQVQQVCLHDGLAAAMRPEASLVIHTTGSPATARSIAARFPSVDVVDAPVSGGPHNIAAGEVTLFVGGADDAVARVQPVISAYGDPVLHVGPLGAGQAVKLINNALFAAQIGLLAEAVGLGASLGVDESKLLTSVTRGSGASRVGEFIAGRGSVQGFVGDVGEFIGKDVAVVRKIAAELGTDLGLLDSVINAGIGP, from the coding sequence ATGACCCGCGTCGGGTTCGTCGGGGCGGGGCGCATGGGCGCCCCGATGGTGCGTCGCCTCGCCGAATCCGGTCATGAGGTCAGTGCGCTGGGCCGGACCGACGACAAGCGCGCCGCGGTGAGCCGACTCGGCGCGCACCCGGTCGCCACGGTCTCCGACGCGGCCGACGCCGACGTGGTCATCGTGTGCGTGTTCACGGATGAACAGGTGCAGCAGGTCTGCCTGCACGACGGCTTGGCCGCGGCGATGCGGCCCGAAGCGTCGCTCGTCATCCACACCACCGGAAGCCCGGCGACAGCGCGGTCCATCGCGGCCCGGTTCCCGAGCGTGGACGTCGTCGACGCACCGGTCAGCGGCGGACCCCACAACATCGCCGCAGGCGAGGTGACGCTGTTCGTCGGCGGCGCCGACGACGCCGTCGCGCGGGTTCAGCCGGTGATCAGTGCGTACGGCGATCCGGTCCTGCACGTCGGTCCGCTCGGCGCCGGCCAGGCCGTCAAGCTGATCAACAACGCGTTGTTCGCCGCACAGATCGGCCTGCTGGCCGAGGCGGTGGGGCTGGGCGCCTCGCTCGGGGTGGACGAGAGCAAGCTGCTGACGTCGGTCACTCGAGGCAGCGGGGCCAGCCGCGTCGGCGAGTTCATCGCAGGTCGCGGCTCGGTGCAGGGCTTCGTCGGTGACGTCGGCGAGTTCATCGGCAAGGACGTCGCGGTGGTGCGCAAGATCGCGGCCGAACTGGGCACCGATCTGGGGCTGCTGGACAGCGTCATCAACGCCGGAATCGGGCCGTGA
- a CDS encoding cytochrome P450 produces the protein MTTSELVFDPFSEEFFNGPWEIYRRLREEAPVYYNEEYDFYALSRHADVAAAYKDFETYSSAYGLDLSTVRSNEPMMAKMIIMMDPPEHRQMRSLVNKVFTPRAIEALRPMVTETIDRYISDIDPDRFDVVRDFSALFPVQVITQMLGVPEEHRGQVGEWVDISLAREPGQIDMSEEGMHAVGELMGLYYNIIQQRRADPRDDMFSRLIAAEVQRDDGQMQSLDDFEIAGFATLLGGAGAETVTKLVGNAAVTFARNPEQWQKLLDDRTKTGAAVEELLRYEAPNQYNVRRSMRPIELHGVTIPEAKPVFLLTGSANRDPEAFTDPDTFDIDRDRTEAQNLGFGYGVHSCLGAALARMESVIALERLLDAMPRYEVFFDECKRVSAQNVAGWSHVPVRVLR, from the coding sequence ATGACCACTTCCGAACTCGTCTTCGATCCATTCTCCGAGGAGTTCTTCAACGGGCCGTGGGAGATCTACCGGCGCCTGCGCGAAGAGGCTCCGGTGTACTACAACGAGGAGTACGACTTCTACGCGCTGTCGCGGCACGCGGACGTGGCGGCTGCGTACAAGGACTTCGAAACCTACTCCTCGGCATACGGATTGGATCTGTCGACGGTTCGTTCGAACGAACCGATGATGGCGAAGATGATCATCATGATGGATCCGCCGGAGCACCGGCAGATGCGCAGCCTGGTGAACAAGGTGTTCACCCCACGGGCCATCGAGGCTCTGCGGCCCATGGTGACCGAGACCATCGACCGCTACATCTCCGACATCGATCCGGACCGCTTTGACGTGGTGCGCGACTTCTCCGCCTTGTTCCCGGTCCAGGTGATCACCCAGATGCTCGGAGTCCCGGAGGAGCATCGTGGTCAGGTTGGCGAATGGGTGGACATCAGCCTGGCCCGCGAACCAGGTCAGATCGATATGTCCGAGGAGGGCATGCACGCCGTCGGTGAACTGATGGGCCTGTACTACAACATCATTCAGCAGCGCCGCGCCGACCCACGCGACGACATGTTCAGCAGGTTGATCGCCGCCGAGGTCCAGCGCGACGACGGCCAAATGCAGTCGCTCGACGACTTCGAGATCGCCGGTTTCGCGACGCTGCTGGGCGGCGCGGGCGCCGAGACAGTGACCAAGCTGGTGGGCAACGCCGCGGTGACCTTCGCCCGCAACCCCGAGCAGTGGCAGAAGCTGCTCGACGACCGCACGAAGACCGGAGCCGCGGTCGAGGAGTTGCTGCGCTACGAGGCGCCCAACCAGTACAACGTGCGCCGCTCGATGCGACCGATCGAGCTGCACGGCGTCACGATTCCGGAGGCCAAACCCGTCTTCCTGCTCACCGGTTCGGCGAACCGGGATCCCGAAGCGTTCACCGACCCCGATACGTTCGACATCGACCGCGACCGCACCGAGGCGCAGAACCTGGGCTTCGGCTACGGCGTGCACAGCTGTCTGGGCGCGGCGCTGGCTCGGATGGAGAGCGTGATCGCCCTGGAGCGCCTGCTCGACGCCATGCCGCGTTACGAGGTCTTTTTCGACGAGTGCAAACGGGTGTCGGCGCAGAACGTCGCAGGCTGGTCACACGTGCCGGTGCGCGTGTTGCGCTGA
- a CDS encoding NADH-ubiquinone oxidoreductase-F iron-sulfur binding region domain-containing protein gives MTTTTGLTVAVWPDSAPRLLRPAGSEDYADYAQAGGYLPLTDAEALVEQVELSGLLGRGGAAFPVGTKLRTVRDAHRRGSETVVVANGEEGEPASIKDRWLLRHRPHLVLDGLRLAAAVAGASRAYVYVSDEQATDAVNTALGQLAPDTFGRTAIAVVTVEPGYVAGEETAAVRRINGGPAKPTDKPPRPFEEGVSGVPTMVSNVETLANLPFIHEHGSLAFRSVGTPMSPGTFLATVTGAGRPPALYELPHGVGFSELLQAHGVDREAVTGALMGGYFAGLLNTDVLDATLDHESIRRLGSGLGCGAISILTDDCPVAVAASVMSYFDRENAGQCGSCFNGTAAMAAVISALRDGVATDEDVTRLERWSVVLRGRGACGTLDGATNIAASLLRQFPQAVSRHLAGDCETCRTNRFDAVRPYEVEAVKP, from the coding sequence ATGACCACCACCACCGGGCTCACCGTCGCCGTCTGGCCGGACAGCGCGCCGCGACTGCTGCGGCCTGCGGGGTCCGAGGACTACGCCGACTACGCGCAGGCCGGGGGTTACCTGCCGCTCACCGACGCCGAGGCGCTGGTCGAACAGGTCGAACTGTCCGGCCTGCTGGGCCGTGGCGGCGCGGCCTTCCCCGTCGGGACCAAGCTGCGCACCGTCCGCGACGCCCACCGGAGGGGATCGGAGACCGTCGTCGTCGCCAACGGCGAAGAGGGCGAGCCGGCGTCGATCAAGGACCGCTGGTTGCTGCGCCACCGTCCGCACCTCGTTCTGGACGGCTTGCGTCTGGCGGCCGCTGTCGCCGGGGCCAGCCGCGCCTACGTGTACGTCTCCGACGAGCAGGCGACCGATGCGGTGAACACCGCACTGGGCCAACTCGCGCCGGATACGTTCGGGCGCACCGCGATCGCCGTCGTCACCGTCGAACCGGGTTACGTCGCGGGTGAGGAGACCGCCGCGGTGCGCCGCATCAACGGCGGTCCGGCCAAGCCCACCGACAAACCGCCGCGCCCCTTCGAGGAGGGTGTGTCCGGTGTCCCGACCATGGTCAGCAATGTCGAGACGCTGGCCAATCTGCCGTTCATCCATGAACACGGTTCACTAGCGTTCCGGTCGGTGGGCACGCCGATGTCGCCGGGCACGTTCCTGGCGACGGTCACCGGTGCCGGCAGGCCGCCGGCTCTCTACGAGTTACCGCACGGCGTGGGCTTTTCCGAGCTGCTGCAGGCGCACGGCGTCGACCGGGAGGCCGTGACCGGCGCGTTGATGGGCGGCTACTTCGCGGGTCTGCTCAACACCGACGTCCTCGATGCGACGCTGGACCACGAATCGATCCGCCGCCTCGGCAGCGGACTGGGCTGCGGGGCGATCTCGATCCTCACCGACGACTGCCCGGTCGCCGTCGCCGCGTCGGTGATGTCCTACTTCGACCGCGAGAACGCCGGACAGTGCGGCAGCTGCTTCAACGGCACCGCCGCGATGGCCGCCGTCATCTCGGCGCTGCGCGACGGAGTGGCGACCGACGAGGATGTCACGCGGCTGGAACGGTGGTCGGTGGTGCTGCGCGGACGGGGCGCCTGCGGCACCCTCGACGGCGCCACCAACATCGCCGCCAGCCTGCTGCGCCAGTTCCCCCAGGCGGTCTCCCGTCACCTCGCCGGCGACTGCGAGACGTGTCGGACCAACAGGTTCGACGCGGTGCGGCCGTACGAAGTGGAGGCGGTGAAACCGTGA
- a CDS encoding alpha/beta fold hydrolase: MTATESAGPKLGRGEKTIEINGGNVVYEILGEEGDFIALTPGGRFSKDIDGLRPLAQELVDGGYRVLLWDRPNCGKSDVQFYGQSESHMRADTLHALITGLDIGPCIIAGGSGGARDSMLTTMLHPEIVRKLVVWNIVGGVYGSFVLGSYYIVPSILAVRGAGMKAVAAVDEWKQRIAENPANRDRILGQDPDQFLKLMLRWLNAFVPKPGQTIPGVEDEMFDNIRVPTLIIRGGENDLDHPKRTSLEVSCLIKGSQLIDPPWPEDAWERAGEARASGKVKRFNMFDTWVQAAPAILRFLDS, encoded by the coding sequence ATGACCGCCACCGAGTCCGCCGGGCCGAAGCTCGGGCGGGGCGAGAAGACCATCGAGATCAACGGCGGCAACGTCGTCTACGAGATCCTCGGCGAAGAGGGCGATTTCATCGCCTTGACGCCGGGCGGCCGGTTCAGCAAGGACATCGACGGGCTGCGCCCGCTGGCGCAGGAACTGGTCGACGGCGGTTACCGGGTGCTGCTGTGGGACCGGCCCAACTGCGGCAAGTCCGACGTCCAGTTCTACGGCCAGAGCGAATCGCACATGCGTGCCGATACCCTGCACGCGCTGATCACCGGTCTCGACATCGGCCCGTGCATCATCGCCGGCGGGTCCGGCGGTGCCCGCGACTCGATGCTGACCACCATGCTGCACCCCGAGATCGTGCGAAAGCTGGTGGTGTGGAACATCGTCGGCGGGGTGTACGGATCCTTCGTACTGGGCTCCTACTACATCGTGCCGAGCATCCTCGCGGTTCGCGGCGCCGGCATGAAAGCCGTTGCGGCCGTCGACGAATGGAAGCAGCGCATCGCCGAGAACCCGGCCAACCGCGACCGCATCCTCGGTCAGGATCCCGACCAGTTCCTCAAGCTGATGCTGCGCTGGCTCAACGCGTTCGTGCCCAAGCCAGGCCAGACGATCCCCGGCGTCGAGGACGAGATGTTCGACAACATCAGGGTGCCCACGCTGATCATCCGCGGCGGTGAGAACGATCTGGACCACCCCAAGCGGACCTCGCTCGAGGTGAGTTGTCTGATCAAGGGCTCGCAATTGATCGACCCGCCCTGGCCGGAAGACGCATGGGAGCGTGCCGGCGAGGCCCGTGCCTCCGGAAAGGTGAAACGTTTCAACATGTTCGACACGTGGGTGCAGGCCGCGCCCGCCATCTTGCGGTTCCTGGACAGCTGA
- a CDS encoding Rieske (2Fe-2S) protein, which translates to MDEQKKAPRLAQGREHVVATVDEIPPGKHKLVPIGRHGVGVYNVNGTFYAIANYCPHEGGPLCSGRARGRTVVDETVPGDSVMVRDMEYIYCPWHQWGFELATGTTAVKPEWSIRTYPVRVVGNDVLVQA; encoded by the coding sequence TTGGACGAGCAGAAGAAGGCGCCCCGGCTCGCCCAGGGGCGTGAGCACGTCGTGGCCACGGTCGACGAGATCCCGCCGGGCAAGCACAAACTCGTGCCGATCGGCCGCCACGGCGTCGGCGTCTACAACGTCAACGGCACCTTCTACGCCATCGCGAACTACTGCCCGCACGAAGGCGGCCCGTTGTGTTCGGGACGCGCCCGTGGACGCACCGTCGTCGACGAGACCGTGCCCGGTGATTCGGTGATGGTGCGCGACATGGAGTACATCTACTGCCCGTGGCACCAGTGGGGTTTCGAGTTGGCCACCGGCACCACCGCCGTCAAGCCCGAGTGGAGTATCCGCACCTACCCCGTCCGGGTGGTCGGCAACGACGTGCTGGTTCAGGCATGA
- a CDS encoding ferredoxin, with protein MSQKIVVDFGLCESNGVCMGIIPEVFDLDDQDYLHVLQEEVTPENEQQVREAVRQCPRQAISIEDA; from the coding sequence ATGAGTCAGAAGATCGTCGTCGACTTCGGCCTCTGTGAGAGCAACGGAGTCTGTATGGGCATCATCCCCGAGGTGTTCGACCTTGACGACCAGGACTACCTCCACGTCCTGCAGGAAGAAGTGACACCGGAAAACGAACAGCAGGTCAGAGAAGCCGTGCGTCAGTGTCCCCGGCAGGCCATTTCGATCGAAGACGCATGA
- a CDS encoding thiolase C-terminal domain-containing protein: MTRPLPELTVLNEFFWTAGADGVLRIQECRDCAALIHPPQPVCRYCRSHHLGVRDVSGKATLSAFTVNHRFGFPDLPPPYVVAQVAVVEDPRVRLTTNIVDCEPDELQLGQLLEVRFEELEDVWLPVFAPSSDGQSGPLPDDEIPPQDFARHVSPPLTTHRFEEHSAITGIGASRLGRRLMVPPLSLTIEACEAAVADAGLTFDDIDGLSTYPGLDVAGMGEGGVTALEGALGIRPAWFNGGMDTFGPGGSVIAAMMAIATGMARHVLCFRTLWEATFQQLMKEGKASPPGGARTSSWQMPFGAMSAAHTLALNAQRHFDRYGTTRETLGWIALNQRANAALNPTAIYRDPMSMDDYLGARMITTPFGLYDCDVPCDGAIAVVVSAADVAEDMPRTPVLFEAVGTQIAERTDWDQSTLTHEPQVLGQAAHLWTRTSLRPKDVDVAELYDGFSFNCLSWLEALGFCGIGEAKDFLDGGKAIARDGVIPLNTHGGQLSHGRTHGMGLIHEAVTQLRGDAGERQVRDARVAVVSSGGLTPSGAILMRTDS; the protein is encoded by the coding sequence GTGACCAGGCCGCTACCCGAGCTGACGGTCCTCAACGAATTCTTCTGGACCGCAGGCGCCGACGGCGTCCTGCGCATCCAGGAATGCCGCGACTGCGCCGCGCTGATCCACCCGCCACAGCCGGTGTGCCGGTACTGCCGCAGCCACCACCTGGGTGTGCGCGACGTCTCCGGCAAGGCCACCCTGTCGGCGTTCACCGTCAACCACCGCTTCGGGTTCCCCGACCTGCCGCCACCGTACGTGGTGGCCCAGGTCGCCGTGGTCGAGGATCCGCGAGTTCGGTTGACCACCAACATCGTTGACTGCGAGCCCGACGAGCTGCAATTGGGGCAATTGCTCGAGGTCCGGTTCGAGGAACTCGAGGACGTCTGGCTTCCGGTCTTCGCGCCCAGCAGCGACGGCCAGTCCGGCCCGCTGCCCGACGACGAGATCCCGCCGCAGGACTTCGCCAGGCACGTCAGTCCCCCGCTGACCACGCACCGGTTCGAGGAGCACTCGGCGATCACCGGCATCGGCGCGTCGCGGCTCGGGCGCCGGCTGATGGTGCCGCCGCTTTCACTGACGATCGAGGCGTGCGAGGCCGCCGTCGCCGATGCGGGCCTGACCTTCGACGACATCGACGGCCTGTCGACCTATCCTGGCCTTGACGTCGCAGGCATGGGCGAGGGCGGTGTCACCGCGCTCGAGGGAGCACTCGGTATCCGTCCGGCGTGGTTCAACGGCGGCATGGACACCTTCGGCCCCGGCGGTTCGGTGATCGCGGCGATGATGGCGATCGCGACGGGCATGGCTCGCCACGTGCTGTGCTTCCGCACCTTGTGGGAGGCCACCTTTCAGCAGTTGATGAAGGAGGGAAAGGCCTCCCCACCCGGCGGCGCCCGCACGTCGAGTTGGCAGATGCCGTTCGGCGCCATGTCGGCGGCGCACACCCTCGCGCTGAACGCCCAGCGCCACTTCGACCGCTACGGCACCACGCGCGAGACGCTCGGCTGGATCGCCCTGAATCAGCGCGCCAACGCCGCCCTGAACCCGACGGCGATCTACCGGGACCCGATGTCCATGGACGACTACCTGGGCGCGCGGATGATTACCACACCGTTCGGCCTGTACGACTGCGATGTGCCGTGCGACGGCGCCATCGCGGTGGTCGTCTCCGCCGCCGACGTCGCCGAGGACATGCCGCGCACCCCGGTATTGTTCGAAGCGGTCGGAACGCAGATCGCCGAACGCACCGACTGGGACCAGAGCACGCTCACCCACGAGCCTCAGGTACTCGGCCAGGCCGCCCATCTGTGGACGCGAACCTCCTTGCGCCCGAAGGATGTTGACGTCGCCGAACTGTACGACGGCTTCTCGTTCAACTGCCTGTCCTGGCTGGAGGCGCTGGGCTTCTGCGGCATCGGCGAGGCCAAGGACTTCCTCGACGGCGGCAAGGCGATCGCCCGCGACGGCGTGATCCCGCTGAACACCCACGGCGGCCAGTTGTCGCACGGGCGCACCCACGGGATGGGTCTGATCCACGAGGCGGTGACGCAGTTGCGCGGTGACGCCGGTGAGCGGCAGGTCCGAGACGCGCGCGTCGCCGTGGTGAGCAGCGGCGGCCTCACCCCGAGCGGGGCGATCCTGATGCGGACCGACTCGTGA
- a CDS encoding cytochrome P450 yields MTKPKLVFDHVSQDYFENPYEIYKRMRDEAPIYYDEEQDFYALTRHADVAAALKDHESFSSSRGCDLAMVRSPEAPQKSIIFMDPPDHRHMRSLLNKAFTPRAIQSQRQTVTDLVEHYLSKVNPDNFDVVQDFSGPFPVEVITRMAGVPEEFRQQVRHWIDKGLERKPGQISLSDENMQANIDSGVYYYGLVQERRQNPQDDMISRLIAAEIPGEDGEMRSLDDIEITGFLALLGGAGAETVTKLVGSAVVEFARHPEQWQMLLDDRSRVGDAVEELLRYVGPVQYNVRYTLKDAELPNGTVPAGKPVFLLQAAANRDPRAFDNAETFDITRNKTQSQNLGLGYGIHSCLGAALARLETAVALEHLLDFMPRYEVDFAGLQRVTMQNVAGYGRVPVRVLK; encoded by the coding sequence ATGACCAAGCCCAAACTGGTGTTCGATCACGTCTCGCAGGATTACTTCGAGAATCCGTACGAGATCTATAAGCGGATGCGGGACGAAGCACCGATCTACTACGACGAGGAACAGGATTTCTATGCGCTGACCCGGCACGCGGATGTCGCAGCAGCGCTCAAGGACCACGAGTCGTTTTCGTCTAGTCGCGGCTGCGACCTGGCCATGGTCAGGTCGCCGGAGGCGCCCCAGAAGTCCATCATCTTCATGGATCCGCCAGACCACCGCCACATGCGCAGCCTCCTCAACAAGGCGTTCACGCCGCGGGCCATCCAGTCGCAACGACAGACCGTCACCGATCTCGTCGAGCACTACCTGAGCAAGGTCAATCCCGACAATTTCGACGTGGTGCAGGACTTCTCCGGTCCGTTCCCGGTCGAGGTCATCACGCGCATGGCCGGCGTGCCCGAAGAATTCCGGCAACAGGTCCGGCACTGGATCGACAAGGGTCTCGAGCGCAAACCGGGTCAAATCAGTCTGAGCGACGAGAACATGCAGGCCAACATCGACTCGGGTGTGTACTACTACGGCCTGGTCCAGGAGCGCCGCCAGAACCCGCAGGACGACATGATCAGCCGACTGATCGCCGCGGAGATCCCGGGCGAAGACGGCGAGATGCGCTCGCTCGACGACATCGAGATCACCGGCTTCTTGGCGCTGCTCGGTGGCGCAGGCGCCGAGACCGTCACCAAACTCGTCGGCAGCGCCGTGGTTGAGTTCGCCCGTCACCCAGAGCAATGGCAGATGCTGCTCGACGACCGCAGCAGGGTCGGCGATGCGGTCGAGGAACTGTTGCGATATGTCGGCCCAGTCCAATACAACGTCCGCTACACCTTGAAGGACGCCGAACTGCCCAACGGCACCGTTCCCGCAGGCAAGCCGGTATTCCTGTTGCAGGCCGCCGCGAATCGGGATCCGCGCGCATTCGACAATGCCGAGACCTTCGACATCACTCGTAACAAGACGCAGTCGCAGAATCTTGGCCTGGGTTACGGCATCCACAGTTGTCTCGGTGCTGCGCTGGCCCGCCTCGAGACCGCGGTCGCGTTGGAGCACCTGCTGGACTTCATGCCGCGCTACGAGGTCGACTTCGCCGGCCTACAGCGCGTCACCATGCAGAATGTCGCCGGCTACGGCCGGGTGCCCGTGCGGGTGCTGAAGTGA
- a CDS encoding ferredoxin — protein sequence MSDGLRIRLDRTLCDGFGICAKHAPGYFSLDDWGYASLIGDGTVPEKDRDAVMRALFDCPVHAIVYLGEHRPSDDNAFHEEPHESPEPDPTTGDNSEAISGFVR from the coding sequence GTGAGTGACGGCTTGAGGATTCGGCTGGACCGGACGCTGTGCGACGGATTCGGCATCTGTGCCAAGCATGCGCCGGGCTACTTCTCCCTCGACGACTGGGGATACGCCTCGCTCATCGGCGACGGCACCGTGCCCGAGAAGGACCGCGACGCTGTGATGCGGGCGCTGTTCGACTGCCCTGTGCACGCGATTGTCTACCTGGGCGAACACCGGCCCTCCGACGACAACGCCTTCCACGAAGAACCGCACGAGTCGCCCGAACCCGATCCGACAACCGGCGACAACAGCGAGGCGATCTCGGGATTCGTGCGGTGA
- a CDS encoding alpha/beta hydrolase encodes MSGLVAAVDNPTAVIVAFHGGSSTAAYFDCPGHPRLSLLRLGAEHGYTVVALDRPGYGSSAPYPDAMQRPEQRVALAFGAVDKILGGGPRGAGLFLIGHSAGCELAVRMAAEQRSDVIGLELAGTGVQYSDQMADIMKSTTATRRPAGLRDMLWQPEHLYPSDVLSGMTNSSTGASYEVDVTRNWPRQDFPALAPQVRVPVQFSVAEHERVWRSDPETMAKMAAMFTSSPRFVINEQTGTGHNMSLSNNAAAYHAKVVAFADECVAAQREMEAG; translated from the coding sequence ATGTCGGGTCTGGTGGCCGCGGTCGACAATCCGACCGCCGTCATCGTCGCCTTCCATGGCGGGTCCAGCACCGCAGCGTATTTCGACTGCCCGGGACACCCGCGGCTGTCGCTGCTGCGCCTCGGGGCGGAACACGGTTACACGGTCGTCGCGCTGGACCGGCCCGGCTACGGCAGTTCGGCGCCGTATCCGGACGCCATGCAGCGACCCGAGCAGCGGGTGGCCCTCGCCTTCGGTGCCGTCGACAAGATCCTCGGCGGCGGCCCCCGCGGCGCCGGCTTGTTCCTGATCGGCCATTCGGCTGGCTGTGAACTGGCGGTGCGAATGGCCGCCGAGCAGCGCAGCGACGTGATCGGTCTCGAGTTGGCGGGCACCGGGGTGCAGTACAGCGACCAGATGGCCGACATCATGAAGTCCACCACGGCTACCCGCCGCCCGGCAGGACTGCGCGACATGCTCTGGCAGCCGGAACATCTCTACCCCTCCGACGTGTTGTCGGGCATGACGAATTCCTCGACTGGCGCGTCCTACGAGGTCGACGTGACCAGGAACTGGCCGCGACAGGACTTCCCGGCGCTCGCGCCGCAGGTCCGGGTACCGGTGCAGTTCAGCGTCGCCGAACACGAGCGGGTGTGGCGATCGGATCCGGAGACAATGGCGAAGATGGCCGCGATGTTCACGTCGTCGCCGCGCTTCGTGATCAACGAGCAGACCGGTACAGGACACAACATGTCCCTGTCGAACAACGCCGCGGCATACCACGCGAAGGTGGTTGCCTTCGCAGACGAATGTGTTGCCGCACAACGAGAGATGGAGGCGGGTTGA
- a CDS encoding ferredoxin, translating to MKVTVDEDRCAGHGMCLTLCPEVFEMTDDGWAVADPEDVPAGLENAARDAIQNCPEQAIREID from the coding sequence ATGAAAGTCACCGTCGACGAGGACCGCTGTGCCGGTCACGGGATGTGCCTCACGCTGTGCCCTGAGGTGTTCGAGATGACCGATGACGGCTGGGCGGTCGCCGACCCCGAAGATGTGCCTGCCGGTCTGGAGAATGCCGCCCGCGACGCCATCCAGAACTGTCCAGAACAAGCGATCCGTGAGATCGACTGA